CGGGCCAACTGATCAGCTTGATCACGATAGGTTGCATGGGCAGCGAGTAAATCGGTGAATACACGAGTTTCGATCGCCGAGCGAGGGGGGGGAGCATTATGATCCCAACCGCTCAGAGTATCGTATTCAGTGCCTACCAGATCATAGCGCAACAGCAACACTAGTGCGCCTGATCGCTGGTGAAGTTGATCGCGCAGGTCTCGGACATTCACATCTAACCGATTAAAACTCACTTGTCCATGAAGCTTGACTTCGACGATGGCATCTGCTGTGCGGGCTTGGTGACTCTGCACATAGGCGATCGTTCGCTCTACTACTTCTTCGACGGTCCAATTGCTCTCAACCTTGAAATCTAGGCGTACAATTGATCGCTGACGATAATCTCGCTTTAGTTCCGCTTGGATGCCCTGCTCTGTCATGGTTACAAGATATACTCCATGAGGACATTCCTCTTGGCTTTCTGCAATGCTATTGGCTTCTATGGCACCGGGGTTAAATATCCAGTCATCCAGCGTGTAGTTTTTGTGGATATGGCCCAGCGCTAGGTAATCAACACCAGCTTCTCGCAGCGGTAACAACACGGCTGGATCAAGCGCGCCTTGATAGCGGGCTATTTGTCCTTGCAGACCGTGGTGAAACATCATCACCATATAGGGGGGTGGTGTAGGTAGCTGCCGAATGCTATTAGCTAATAGCGGAATAGACTGCGGTGCCGAGGCTCCATACCATCGAGATCCTATTACACGTACTCCACAAGCTAGGTCAATGTAACCACCGCGTTTTGTTTCAGGACTCCAAGCTGAATAACAAGCGCCCTGTTCAGCCTGATCTTCCTGTGGCTCTAGCAGGATCAGCCAATCCCAATCTGCTAGGTAGCGCAGCCAACTAGTCTTTGTGCCATGGGGACGATGGTCATGGTTGCCCTCGATCGCCAACACTGGAATGTCTGCTGCCTTCAGCAGCTCAAGGCAAAGTTGGGCTTGGTTGAGCACAGCAGGTAGCACATAGCGATGTTCAAACAGGTCACCTGCAATCAACACAAAGTCCACCCGTTCCGCGACAGCATAGCGCTCTAGGGCATCATACAAAGCATAAAAAAAATCACGGCTCCGCTCAACAGAACCGTACATTTCATAGCCGAGGTGTACATCTGCGATATGCAGAAATCGAGGCATAGATCGTAGATTTTAGTTGTCGTCAAGCATGGCGGTCACAAATGCCCCAAGGGCAAAGGCAGCCACTAAGGGCATAGGGGACTGGAGCATAATCGTGAGGGCAGTGCCTGCGATCGCCCCCGTCCAGGCACAACCAATCCACCACCGCTCATAGGGAGTTAGTCCCTTTTCAGCCTTAATGCTACGTAGCACACTATTAGGGATGGGGACTGGCATCACAGCACCAGGAGGAAATGCCCAATAGTGCCGTTGCTCGATAAATAGGTCAGTCCAACCGTTCTCGCAGCACCAAGCTTCAACCCACTGGTAACAATATTTCTTGACCATGATGCAAAACGTCCTGTAACTTCACCTCTAAAGGCACCAAAGTTATCAACAGTTAACGACAAGACATTTTTGTAGTCTATGTAGACTAACAAGCTATGGTTGTCACCCGCAAGCAACGACATTAAACGTAATGTTCTACACGTCCAATAAGTATAAATGCCGATTCACCAGCATTGAAACAAGTGGCTGGTATACCGGCTGAGAGAAGACAATCCCAACTACCGTCTAATTTGCGGCGCAGTTGAGCAGCGTAACAAGCTGTAATCATTGGGATAGCAATCTGCGGGATTCCAGATGGTCTTCTGTTTTCGGCAAAATCAATCGGGAAGGGGTAGTGCTGCTACTGTGAATAGTCACAGTAATGATCCGAGCATCAATCAGGCGGCTTTCAGACAGAGGCTTACCAGTACCTGCATTGACAGGATAGGCTGGAAAGCAGGCAGCACTGATGCTTAGACGTAGCGCGTGGCCCGCGGCTAGACAGACACAGGTTGGTTGCAAAGTAATGTGAACCAACGATCGCCCATCCTCAACTCTTACATAGCCTTGGCTGACGTTATAAACAGCACCATTAGGATAGACTTCTGACAACACAGCACAAAGGTCAAAACTAGGTGAGTCAGTTGTGCAGTAAAGCTCTGCTACAGGAGTGCCCAGCAAGTGCAATTCTGTCTCCAGGGGTGGAGTGGTGTAAGTAAGCACATCACTACGGCAATCGATGGCACTACGATCGTAACTCCCCGCTGGACTGGCAGCATGACCTCCTAAAGCAGGTACTGGTCGCCAAGGGTCATGCACGATCATGTCTGAGACAGCACCATGGACAGCTTTGTCATCAAGTTTGCCATCGTTCGTGTCGATCGCAGCTAAACCAGTGCTAGCAAGATAGTGACTATCGCTTGCTTGAGCAGGCCATTGATCAAAAGTACACCATTGATTACTACCCATCTCGAACAGAGCAATCGATGGCTCAGTCAACAAACCTGTGTCTATGCCCTTGAGAAATTGGTCAAACCAGCGGAGTTGCAGCCGATCAATTTGACTTGTGGCTAAAGTTCCATAATCCATAGCCCCCACCTTACGCCCCCATGGCAGATGTGACCAAGGGCCAACAACTAACTGTTGACGATAGTGGCTCCGGCTAGCCATGGCTTGGTACAGGTTCAACGTCCCTCGCAGAAATGTATCAAACCAACCGCCAATGTGCAGCATTGGTAAATCAACACCCTGTAACAACTTAGAGGGAGATAGTCGTTGCCAGTAAGCACTGTCAGGTGGTTCCCGCAGCCAATCATGATAAAAAGAATCCTGTGCTAGTTGGGTCATAATGTCCGGTAGGGCAGGAATAGGGTCATGTAATGGCAGGTTACGGGTAGCCGCTAGCAGCTTGAGATAAGTTGCTTCATCATCAGCCAGCCGTGCAGTTTCTACTGCCAGTTGCAGTGCCCAGCTCAAGTTAGCTTGCAGGCAAAATGCTCCCCCTTCGTAGGCCCAATCCGCATAGAGGTCATAGCCTATCATGGCAGGACAGAGGGTCTTTAGAGCTGTAGGACGATGCACTGCGGCGTAGAGCTGAGTCATGCCTTGATAGGAAAATCCATACATACCCACCTGTCCATTGCTGCCGGGCAGTTGCGCTGCCCAGTTCACTGTGTCGTAGCCGTCATCAATTTCGTGGGTGAAGAGTTGAAAACTGCCTTGAGAGGTACCTCGCCCTCGCACATCTTGAATAACCACGATGTAGCCATGGGCAGCATACCAAGTAGGATGGGCATAGACAACGGTTGACGCGATCGCCCGTCCATAGGGTTGTCGCATCAACAGAACTGGGTACTCCCCAGTCACAGCCGGACGATACAAATCGGCATCTAGCCGCACGCCATCGCGGGTAAGCATCGTAACCGTTTCTTTGATCACCGAAGTCATCCTTACACCCATCCTGATCAGTACTCTTAACAGCCATACACCATGTTATTCACCTTGCTGTAAATTGCAGTGGCTTTGATAAGAGTTTTGGCCTGATAGTATCTAGGGTTTCGTGGATTTTGCTTGGTAGTGAACCCGATTAAGGCTGACCT
The DNA window shown above is from Cyanobacteriota bacterium and carries:
- a CDS encoding CocE/NonD family hydrolase; this encodes MTSVIKETVTMLTRDGVRLDADLYRPAVTGEYPVLLMRQPYGRAIASTVVYAHPTWYAAHGYIVVIQDVRGRGTSQGSFQLFTHEIDDGYDTVNWAAQLPGSNGQVGMYGFSYQGMTQLYAAVHRPTALKTLCPAMIGYDLYADWAYEGGAFCLQANLSWALQLAVETARLADDEATYLKLLAATRNLPLHDPIPALPDIMTQLAQDSFYHDWLREPPDSAYWQRLSPSKLLQGVDLPMLHIGGWFDTFLRGTLNLYQAMASRSHYRQQLVVGPWSHLPWGRKVGAMDYGTLATSQIDRLQLRWFDQFLKGIDTGLLTEPSIALFEMGSNQWCTFDQWPAQASDSHYLASTGLAAIDTNDGKLDDKAVHGAVSDMIVHDPWRPVPALGGHAASPAGSYDRSAIDCRSDVLTYTTPPLETELHLLGTPVAELYCTTDSPSFDLCAVLSEVYPNGAVYNVSQGYVRVEDGRSLVHITLQPTCVCLAAGHALRLSISAACFPAYPVNAGTGKPLSESRLIDARIITVTIHSSSTTPSRLILPKTEDHLESRRLLSQ
- a CDS encoding DNA repair exonuclease, with the protein product MPRFLHIADVHLGYEMYGSVERSRDFFYALYDALERYAVAERVDFVLIAGDLFEHRYVLPAVLNQAQLCLELLKAADIPVLAIEGNHDHRPHGTKTSWLRYLADWDWLILLEPQEDQAEQGACYSAWSPETKRGGYIDLACGVRVIGSRWYGASAPQSIPLLANSIRQLPTPPPYMVMMFHHGLQGQIARYQGALDPAVLLPLREAGVDYLALGHIHKNYTLDDWIFNPGAIEANSIAESQEECPHGVYLVTMTEQGIQAELKRDYRQRSIVRLDFKVESNWTVEEVVERTIAYVQSHQARTADAIVEVKLHGQVSFNRLDVNVRDLRDQLHQRSGALVLLLRYDLVGTEYDTLSGWDHNAPPPRSAIETRVFTDLLAAHATYRDQADQLARALIDLKEQLLLGRSDLALYRLVEDALISR